From Nitrospirota bacterium, the proteins below share one genomic window:
- the sucD gene encoding succinate--CoA ligase subunit alpha gives MSILVNKNTKIIVQGITGKEGSFHALACKEYGTKVVGGVTPGKGGSDLNGVPIFNSVAESVKKVHPDVSMIFVPPPFAADAILEALDSEIALIICITEGIPLNDMVKVKRYLAGRKSRLIGPNCPGIITPEECKIGIMPGFIHKKGTVGVVSRSGTLTYEAVWQLTQLGLGQSTCVGIGGDPVNGTNFVDVLDLFEKDPDTHAIVMIGEIGGDAEEKAADFILKNVSKPVVGFIAGMTAPPGRRMGHAGAIISGGKGSGPDKVRALENGGVTVVNNPAKIGDTVKKRLKG, from the coding sequence ATGAGCATACTTGTTAATAAAAACACGAAAATTATTGTTCAGGGGATTACCGGAAAAGAAGGGTCCTTTCATGCATTAGCCTGCAAGGAATATGGCACAAAGGTTGTCGGGGGAGTAACTCCGGGAAAGGGGGGATCTGACCTGAACGGTGTTCCTATTTTTAATTCAGTGGCTGAATCGGTTAAAAAAGTCCACCCGGACGTTTCGATGATCTTTGTTCCTCCTCCTTTTGCCGCTGACGCAATACTTGAAGCTTTAGATTCAGAAATCGCTCTAATTATTTGTATTACTGAAGGAATTCCTTTAAATGACATGGTCAAAGTAAAACGTTATTTGGCAGGCAGGAAAAGCCGGTTGATCGGTCCAAATTGCCCGGGAATTATCACACCCGAAGAATGTAAAATTGGCATCATGCCTGGTTTTATCCATAAAAAAGGGACTGTCGGTGTGGTTTCCCGAAGCGGCACTTTGACTTACGAAGCTGTTTGGCAGTTAACGCAGTTGGGCCTGGGACAGAGCACTTGCGTTGGAATTGGCGGCGATCCCGTTAATGGAACAAATTTTGTGGATGTCCTGGACCTCTTTGAAAAGGACCCGGACACTCATGCGATTGTAATGATTGGAGAAATCGGAGGGGATGCCGAAGAAAAAGCCGCCGATTTTATTTTAAAAAATGTTTCCAAGCCTGTCGTGGGCTTTATTGCCGGAATGACCGCGCCTCCCGGAAGAAGAATGGGACATGCCGGAGCCATCATCTCCGGCGGAAAAGGAAGCGGACCGGATAAAGTCCGTGCGCTCGAAAACGGGGGCGTTACCGTCGTTAATAATCCTGCAAAAATAGGGGACACGGTTAAAAAACGCCTCAAAGGTTAG
- the sucC gene encoding ADP-forming succinate--CoA ligase subunit beta has product MNIHEYQAKKLFSDFHIPVPKGKPAFSVDEAVAIATDGLTGPVFVVKAQIHAGGRGKAGGVKITKNRNEIKELAKTILGKVLITHQTGPEGKEVKKLLIEEGANIDKELYLSIVVDRATGWPVVMASTEGGMEIEEVAEKHPDKIIKQMIDPAVGCFPFHGRSIAFQLGMEKEVVSQFSTLLQNLYRLFIEKDLGMVEINPLVITKEKKLVALDGKILIDDNALFRHEDLKAMRDLDEEAPLEIRASNYGLNYVKLNGTIGCMVNGAGLAMATMDVIKLAGDEPANFLDVGGGASKETVNHAFQILLADPNVKGIFVNIFGGIVRCERIAGGIIEAAKEVELKVPLVVRLDGTNAPEAREMLKNSGLKLEVAENLWDGAQKIVKMVK; this is encoded by the coding sequence ATGAACATACACGAGTATCAGGCCAAAAAACTTTTTTCGGATTTTCATATACCCGTCCCGAAAGGAAAACCTGCGTTTTCGGTGGATGAAGCGGTTGCCATTGCCACAGATGGTTTAACCGGACCCGTTTTTGTCGTTAAAGCCCAAATTCATGCCGGAGGAAGAGGTAAGGCGGGTGGGGTCAAGATTACGAAAAATAGAAATGAAATCAAAGAATTAGCGAAAACTATTCTGGGAAAGGTTTTAATAACCCATCAAACCGGTCCTGAGGGAAAAGAGGTTAAAAAACTCTTAATTGAAGAAGGGGCGAATATTGATAAAGAGCTCTATTTGAGCATTGTCGTCGACCGGGCCACCGGTTGGCCTGTGGTGATGGCAAGTACCGAAGGGGGAATGGAAATTGAAGAGGTTGCGGAAAAACATCCTGATAAAATTATTAAACAAATGATCGATCCCGCCGTTGGTTGTTTCCCGTTCCACGGACGGTCCATTGCTTTTCAATTGGGAATGGAAAAAGAGGTCGTTTCGCAATTTTCCACTCTCCTTCAAAATCTTTACCGTCTCTTTATTGAAAAAGACCTGGGCATGGTTGAAATTAACCCGTTAGTGATCACCAAAGAGAAAAAACTCGTTGCGCTGGACGGTAAAATCCTGATCGATGATAATGCTTTATTCCGTCATGAAGATTTAAAAGCAATGCGGGATTTGGACGAAGAAGCGCCGCTTGAAATTCGAGCCTCGAATTATGGACTGAACTATGTGAAATTAAACGGAACAATCGGATGTATGGTCAACGGAGCCGGTCTGGCAATGGCTACCATGGATGTGATTAAACTGGCGGGGGATGAACCCGCTAACTTCCTTGATGTTGGGGGAGGGGCCTCTAAAGAGACCGTAAATCATGCGTTTCAAATTCTCCTGGCCGATCCAAACGTAAAAGGAATTTTTGTGAACATTTTCGGCGGGATCGTCCGTTGCGAAAGAATCGCCGGCGGAATCATCGAAGCCGCAAAAGAAGTTGAATTAAAGGTTCCCCTGGTCGTTCGTTTAGATGGGACCAATGCTCCTGAAGCCAGAGAAATGTTAAAGAATTCCGGTTTGAAATTAGAGGTTGCCGAAAATCTCTGGGATGGCGCTCAAAAAATCGTCAAAATGGTGAAATAA
- a CDS encoding FAD-binding protein has translation MTRLEQRKDQIFPRVSQEEKEKIIRRFHPDYKAEGYRAIRVGPNKDEKTVHELADLLEAQSPVYQKEISLQSHYTTDVLVIGGGGAGAAAALIAKEAGADVLIATKLRLGDSNTVMAEGGMQVAAGKDDSPIIHFKDSMKGGQFKNNPLLLKTLVEEGPSAAQWLLSLGISFDRDEEGNLRLKSGGGTSRARLLTCKDYTGLELMRTLKDAVLNQGINILEFSPVVELLSDKTGACTGAILKNLDTQAWVVVNAKTVILATGGIGRLHIQGFPTSNHFGATADGLPIAYRVGAKLTMADTFQYHPTGVIDPEQMAGLLVTEAIRGAGAPLLNRLGSPFVYELETRDFVAASIIRECEEGRGVETPSGRKGVWLDFPMVNVKHGPEHLDQHFPNMIRQFSRFQINIRKEPILIYPTLHYQNGGIKINVDGESEIKNLFVAGEASGGVHGRNRLMGNSLLDIIVYGRRAGKAAALRAKMTEPGKMTLNHLKRFNEELEKASIRPTRTSPLLFPDYVRKEDVTKQSA, from the coding sequence ATGACCAGGCTGGAACAGCGGAAAGATCAGATTTTTCCCCGGGTTTCTCAGGAAGAAAAGGAAAAGATTATTCGCCGGTTTCATCCTGACTACAAAGCCGAAGGCTATCGTGCCATTCGGGTAGGCCCGAACAAAGACGAGAAAACCGTCCATGAACTGGCAGATCTTCTTGAAGCTCAAAGCCCCGTTTATCAAAAGGAAATTTCCCTTCAATCCCACTACACAACCGATGTTCTGGTTATCGGAGGCGGGGGCGCCGGCGCCGCAGCGGCCTTAATTGCTAAAGAAGCCGGTGCGGATGTCCTGATTGCAACCAAACTTCGTTTAGGCGATTCCAATACGGTGATGGCTGAAGGCGGCATGCAGGTGGCCGCAGGGAAAGACGATTCTCCGATCATTCACTTTAAAGATAGCATGAAGGGCGGGCAGTTTAAAAATAATCCTCTCCTTTTAAAAACACTGGTTGAAGAAGGTCCATCCGCCGCTCAATGGCTTTTAAGCCTGGGCATTTCGTTTGACCGGGATGAAGAGGGCAACCTCAGGTTGAAAAGCGGGGGAGGGACCAGCAGGGCCCGTCTTTTGACCTGTAAAGACTATACCGGTCTTGAATTAATGCGAACGCTTAAAGACGCCGTTTTAAATCAGGGGATCAATATCCTTGAGTTTTCGCCCGTGGTTGAACTCCTCTCAGACAAGACGGGAGCTTGTACCGGCGCTATTCTTAAAAATCTAGATACCCAGGCGTGGGTTGTGGTCAATGCAAAAACCGTCATACTGGCCACGGGGGGAATTGGCCGCCTCCATATTCAAGGTTTTCCAACCTCTAATCATTTTGGAGCTACGGCGGATGGCCTCCCGATTGCGTACCGCGTGGGCGCAAAACTCACCATGGCCGATACCTTTCAATATCATCCGACCGGAGTCATTGATCCCGAGCAGATGGCGGGCCTTCTGGTCACTGAAGCGATCCGGGGCGCGGGCGCACCCCTTTTAAATCGTTTGGGTTCGCCTTTCGTTTATGAATTGGAAACCCGTGATTTTGTAGCCGCTTCGATTATTCGGGAATGCGAAGAGGGGAGGGGCGTCGAAACGCCATCGGGAAGAAAAGGGGTCTGGCTTGATTTCCCAATGGTTAATGTCAAGCATGGACCAGAACATCTCGATCAGCATTTTCCCAATATGATTCGGCAATTTTCAAGATTTCAGATCAATATCCGGAAAGAACCGATCTTGATTTATCCGACGCTCCATTACCAAAACGGCGGGATTAAAATAAATGTGGACGGCGAGTCGGAGATCAAAAATCTCTTTGTTGCAGGAGAAGCGTCCGGCGGCGTCCACGGGCGGAACCGTTTAATGGGGAACTCTCTGCTCGATATTATTGTCTATGGCCGTCGGGCCGGAAAAGCGGCGGCTTTACGGGCTAAAATGACCGAGCCGGGCAAAATGACGCTTAACCATTTGAAACGGTTTAATGAGGAACTTGAAAAGGCGTCGATTCGTCCAACCCGGACTTCGCCGCTTTTATTCCCTGATTATGTCCGGAAAGAAGACGTGACCAAACAGAGCGCCTAA
- a CDS encoding cold-shock protein has product MAKGTVKWFNASKGYGFISQENGEDVFVHFSAIKGDGFKTLKEGDAVEFEVSSGAKGPQATNVNLI; this is encoded by the coding sequence GTGGCTAAAGGTACAGTAAAATGGTTCAACGCCAGTAAAGGATATGGGTTCATTTCCCAGGAAAATGGAGAAGATGTGTTCGTTCATTTTTCCGCCATAAAAGGCGATGGCTTTAAAACTTTAAAAGAAGGCGACGCAGTTGAATTTGAAGTGTCCAGTGGTGCGAAAGGACCGCAGGCAACCAATGTCAATTTAATTTAA
- a CDS encoding aldehyde dehydrogenase family protein yields MKNQYLNYINGKWIKGKSGKTFDSINPADNDEIIGTLPASSADDVDEAAKAAKAAFQSWRLIPPPKRGEILFRAAELLQKNKQRLGELVCREMGKVLPEALGDVQEAIDMAYFMGGEGRRLSGETVPSELPDKDAKSVRVPIGVFGLITPWNFPIAIPSWKIFPALVCGNTVVFKPSSYTPVCAAQFIEILIEAGVPKGVLNLVHGEGSVVGTAIIKHPDIQAISFTGSSATGVQLEAICGTLHKPISSETGGKNPIIVMEDADLDLAVEGAIWGGFGTTGQRCTAASRVIVHETVHDPFVKKFKNKASQLKIGNGLEKNTQVGPVINKSQYEKILAYIEIGKKEGAELILGGKCYRSGACAKGTFIEPTIFINVTPDMRIANEEIFGPVVAVLKVKNLEEAIRIANQVEYGLSSAIYTRNVNYAALAERDLDTGIVYINASTIGAEIQLPFGGTKKTGFGPREAGGRGGSLDNYTKWKVIYRDFSGKLQKAQIDKE; encoded by the coding sequence ATGAAAAATCAATATTTGAATTATATTAACGGTAAATGGATCAAAGGCAAATCAGGGAAAACCTTTGACAGCATCAATCCGGCCGATAACGATGAGATCATCGGCACCCTCCCCGCCTCCTCCGCCGACGATGTTGATGAAGCGGCGAAAGCCGCAAAAGCGGCCTTTCAATCATGGAGGTTGATTCCACCGCCAAAAAGAGGAGAAATCCTATTTCGGGCCGCGGAGCTTCTTCAGAAAAACAAGCAGCGTCTGGGAGAGTTGGTCTGCCGTGAAATGGGAAAAGTCCTGCCTGAAGCCCTGGGAGACGTTCAGGAGGCAATCGATATGGCTTATTTTATGGGAGGCGAAGGCCGGCGTTTAAGCGGGGAAACAGTTCCTTCGGAGCTCCCGGATAAGGATGCAAAATCGGTGCGGGTTCCCATCGGGGTTTTTGGATTAATCACCCCCTGGAATTTTCCCATTGCGATCCCGTCATGGAAGATTTTTCCCGCCCTCGTATGCGGAAATACGGTGGTATTCAAACCGTCGAGTTACACCCCGGTTTGTGCCGCCCAATTTATCGAAATCCTGATTGAAGCGGGCGTCCCTAAAGGGGTGCTGAATCTGGTTCATGGCGAAGGGAGTGTTGTCGGAACAGCGATCATTAAACACCCTGATATTCAGGCTATTTCGTTTACCGGTTCGTCTGCGACAGGGGTGCAGTTAGAAGCGATCTGCGGAACACTTCACAAACCCATTTCATCAGAAACCGGCGGGAAAAATCCCATTATTGTCATGGAAGATGCCGATCTGGATCTGGCGGTAGAAGGGGCAATCTGGGGAGGATTCGGAACCACCGGTCAACGATGCACCGCCGCCAGCCGCGTCATTGTTCATGAAACCGTTCATGACCCATTTGTTAAAAAATTCAAGAATAAAGCTTCCCAACTTAAAATCGGGAACGGTTTGGAAAAAAATACCCAGGTTGGTCCAGTCATCAATAAATCGCAATATGAAAAAATTCTTGCTTATATTGAAATCGGAAAAAAGGAAGGGGCGGAATTGATTCTGGGAGGAAAATGTTATCGGTCAGGAGCGTGTGCCAAAGGGACTTTTATCGAGCCGACTATTTTTATAAATGTCACGCCCGACATGCGTATTGCGAATGAGGAAATTTTTGGCCCGGTGGTTGCCGTATTAAAAGTAAAAAACCTCGAAGAAGCTATTCGAATCGCAAACCAGGTGGAATACGGGCTTTCTTCGGCGATTTACACTCGGAACGTTAATTATGCCGCGTTGGCAGAACGGGATCTTGATACAGGAATTGTTTACATTAACGCTTCCACCATCGGCGCCGAAATTCAGTTACCCTTCGGAGGAACCAAAAAAACCGGCTTCGGTCCAAGAGAAGCCGGAGGAAGAGGGGGGTCCCTCGATAACTATACCAAATGGAAGGTCATTTACCGGGATTTCTCCGGGAAATTGCAAAAAGCTCAAATTGATAAAGAGTAA
- a CDS encoding acetyl ornithine aminotransferase family protein, with amino-acid sequence MKKGFKKIEGAKKVPGQKAKEWVQRDEKIISKSFTRNYPLVVEKGQGAFITDVDQNEYLDFTSGLGTCVTGHCHPEVVSVITEQAKKLIHMSGTDFYYTAQIKLAEEIASLMPGQEPQRVFFSNSGAEANEAAMKLARYASKRFQFIAFQGAFHGRTMGALSLTGSKTVQRQSFGPLVPGVTHVPYPNCYRCPINLKYPSCGIACVDYIKDEVFKTTVPPEEVAAIFIEPIQGEGGYVVPPIDFFIKLKKLADEFGILLVTDEVQSGSGRTGKFLAIEHFNVTPDIVTLAKGIASGMPLGVTVSKASLMTWGPGSHANTFGGHPISCVASSKTLELLKNGLMENATKIGDYLLGRLKEMKENHCLIGDVRGIGLMIGIELVKDQETKERAISERNEIVQACFQKGLLILGCGQNTVRLIPPLVITREDADIALGLFEESLTEVEKKSVKLREVV; translated from the coding sequence ATGAAAAAAGGGTTTAAAAAAATAGAAGGGGCAAAAAAAGTTCCAGGTCAAAAAGCTAAAGAGTGGGTTCAACGGGATGAAAAGATCATTTCGAAATCCTTCACACGAAATTATCCTCTTGTCGTTGAGAAAGGCCAGGGAGCTTTTATCACCGACGTGGATCAGAATGAATACCTCGATTTTACTTCCGGACTTGGAACCTGCGTAACCGGGCATTGTCACCCCGAGGTCGTAAGCGTGATTACGGAACAGGCTAAAAAATTAATCCACATGTCAGGGACCGATTTTTATTACACCGCACAAATTAAGCTCGCCGAAGAAATAGCCTCCCTGATGCCCGGCCAGGAACCCCAGAGGGTGTTTTTTAGCAATTCCGGAGCGGAGGCGAATGAAGCGGCCATGAAATTAGCCCGTTATGCCTCAAAACGGTTCCAGTTTATCGCGTTTCAGGGGGCTTTTCATGGAAGAACCATGGGAGCGCTATCGCTAACCGGCAGTAAAACGGTTCAGAGGCAATCCTTTGGGCCTCTTGTTCCGGGGGTGACCCATGTTCCTTATCCCAATTGTTACCGCTGTCCGATCAATCTAAAGTACCCTTCATGCGGCATAGCATGCGTGGATTATATCAAAGACGAAGTCTTTAAGACGACCGTTCCTCCGGAAGAGGTGGCAGCCATTTTCATTGAACCGATTCAAGGCGAAGGGGGTTATGTCGTTCCGCCTATTGATTTTTTTATCAAGTTGAAGAAACTGGCGGATGAATTTGGAATTTTATTAGTCACGGATGAGGTTCAATCCGGTTCCGGGAGAACCGGAAAGTTTTTAGCCATCGAGCATTTTAACGTAACCCCTGATATCGTGACACTGGCAAAGGGGATTGCGTCAGGAATGCCGTTGGGCGTAACGGTTTCAAAAGCCTCCTTAATGACCTGGGGACCGGGATCTCATGCCAACACCTTTGGCGGTCACCCGATTTCTTGTGTCGCGTCCAGTAAAACCCTGGAGTTATTAAAAAACGGGTTAATGGAAAATGCGACAAAGATAGGAGATTATCTTCTCGGCCGTTTGAAAGAGATGAAAGAAAACCACTGTTTGATAGGCGATGTTCGCGGAATCGGGTTGATGATTGGCATCGAATTGGTAAAAGACCAGGAAACAAAAGAGAGAGCCATCTCAGAACGGAACGAGATCGTTCAGGCCTGTTTCCAGAAGGGTCTTCTAATCCTCGGGTGCGGACAAAACACGGTTCGGCTTATTCCTCCTCTGGTCATTACCCGGGAAGATGCAGATATTGCTTTAGGGTTATTTGAAGAAAGCTTAACCGAAGTCGAGAAAAAAAGCGTTAAATTAAGAGAAGTCGTCTGA
- a CDS encoding NAD-dependent deacylase translates to MNVKDYQNQVRQVKDKLEKANTVTVLTGSGLSADSGIPTFRGKDGLWKEYRAEELATPEAFSKNPLLVWEWYDWRRGIIAAREPSAGHYIIAELEKLFTRFHLITQNVDGLHEKAGSTNPIEIHGNIWKVRCTRCHRISFDFDVPIHILPTCKECGGLLRPHIVWFGEQLDDIDMEKSYAAVENSDVLLVIGTSGVVHPAASFAGIAKQSGAYVVEINLEETPISENMDITILGKAKDILPLLIQ, encoded by the coding sequence GTGAACGTTAAAGATTATCAAAATCAAGTTAGGCAGGTTAAAGATAAACTGGAAAAGGCGAATACGGTTACCGTGTTAACCGGTTCTGGCTTATCTGCGGACAGTGGAATCCCCACCTTTCGCGGTAAAGACGGCTTGTGGAAAGAATACCGGGCCGAGGAATTGGCAACACCGGAGGCTTTTTCAAAAAATCCCCTCCTGGTATGGGAATGGTATGATTGGAGACGTGGAATCATCGCGGCCAGGGAACCAAGCGCCGGGCATTATATCATTGCCGAGTTAGAAAAACTTTTTACCCGTTTTCATTTAATCACTCAAAACGTCGATGGCCTTCATGAAAAAGCCGGAAGCACCAATCCGATTGAAATCCATGGTAATATTTGGAAAGTCCGCTGCACCCGGTGTCACCGGATCTCATTCGATTTTGATGTTCCGATTCATATTCTTCCCACCTGCAAAGAATGCGGAGGATTATTGCGGCCCCATATTGTTTGGTTTGGCGAACAGTTAGACGATATTGACATGGAAAAATCGTATGCCGCGGTAGAAAACAGCGATGTCTTGTTGGTCATTGGAACCTCCGGTGTCGTTCATCCGGCCGCTTCTTTCGCCGGTATTGCAAAACAGAGCGGAGCCTACGTTGTCGAAATTAATCTGGAAGAGACACCTATTTCTGAAAACATGGATATCACTATTTTAGGGAAGGCAAAGGATATTTTGCCATTACTCATTCAATAG